A window of Juglans regia cultivar Chandler chromosome 7, Walnut 2.0, whole genome shotgun sequence contains these coding sequences:
- the LOC109013827 gene encoding dolichol-phosphate mannose synthase subunit 3, translating to MKHIVKIMTLLVAISALWGGLLQISMVPRSHALLLPIYFVVCLGCYGLLMVGVGLMQFPTCPQEAVLLQQDIIEAKKYLKPRGVDVGSD from the exons ATGAAGCATATTGTCAAGATTATGACATTATTGGTGGCGATCTCTGCATTATGGGGTGGCCTCTTGCAGATATCTATGGTTCCAAGAAGCCATGCTTTGTTA CTACCAATCTATTTTGTAGTGTGCCTAGGATGCTATGGCCTGTTAATGGTTGGAGTTGGCCTAATGCAATTTCCAACTTGTCCTCAAGAAGCAGTGCTTTTGCAGCAg GACATAATTGAGGCCAAGAAATATCTGAAGCCAAGAGGGGTAGATGTCGGTTCTGACTGA